From a region of the Vanrija pseudolonga chromosome 2, complete sequence genome:
- the SPBC1773.12 gene encoding putative transcriptional regulatory protein, with the protein MRNPDPLGTSDGADLTSIGGDHHLSWIQHNNHLPLSTPLPPTPPQHQQPLGLPLPLPLPPPLLPPPQQPPPRSLESSLQHPSHDPPPTGHAPSPPCLAVASSQPGTVADTLLASPELLVLMNGQPPTPPTANSAMADSMHDSSSSATSDAEARSRPDPIRQPSDKDLPTTAPKKVDVSHFPHYGLKRGMACTFCRRRKLRCSGDRPTCSNCIKYTKVCEYGPPVKEPKPNSRQNSQQSSSSVPRYSIPGPDVLMPSQVLPIQQHGPSGLPSQSGVYNAQAVPQQYNYLMPTATQNDGLGIAGMAGAGFQPSMFQQQSQYVPMMSTPGMMPFGTTGASFTGAQGWLGGEGIVQTQPFDASPHFHQGVLTSEPFDMAQGSLSAQQQQQQLPNSASLSQLPSDTSTPEQAITSQSTDSSTHGGGTTGSKVSSLYRHNASLHYVSDIQSVEGLTERLGEFLFSPNASAISEEEAIKRRKQSSGHSSKDMPVTPGSVSRLRTEYDGLQDVTRTVLLDCFLEHATLFFEMSIPRFRYRMTFSDRRRPNLALLNAMYLWATRISNSPQMVNMEKYFFEQACKALDSSTSSVDRLIDSVRAAMLLAAYSHSSGRHHEGWCLAGLATRLVLSCGLHRIPSCVHRPEQPKNPFLRNRFFLLPPPDDAVELGERIHAFWAVFAIDRCGALATGYSAGIRDEDITTPFGRHLADIASGMVTERDDVTVRDLYKGTASGAENDTHYTKWVKCVAILERSAKLVFLEPEEDSPYALAWNQYSLTVHRDPGQSQPPEYLNQPKYRNPRHYRECLLAVEQLVGQIGEEGVFPVYRKLHAEQDGMEQPNIPSNIVMLHHLITAVHMVLHDINSLGVENTEALRAARKSVQLFRTLPKLPFTDVDAFVVLVWSMISKVLIKEVHRLSLAGDHEGARSVGLEADTVVEEINRIGETMYLARTQARAIEELKNAAFAAGNKDANNPPLAMPQLESFMFPQHM; encoded by the exons ATGAGGAATCCTGATCCCCTCGGCACCTCGGACGGTGCCGACTTGACCAGCATAGGAGGGGATCATCACCTCTCGTGGATACAACACAACAATCACTTGCCATTGTCCACCCCActcccacccacaccaccccagcATCAGCAGCCCCTAGGGCtacccctgcccctgcccctaccaccaccactgctaccaccaccacaacaacctccaccacgcTCACTAGAATCGTCACTGCAACATCCATCGCACGACCCACCACCGACAGGGCacgcgccctcgccacctTGTCTGGCCGTCGCTTCATCCCAACCGGGGACCGTCGCCGATACTCTTCTTGCTTCTCCAGAGCTCCTAGTCCTCATGAACGGCCAACCTCCTACTCCACCCACTGCAAATTCCGCAATGGCCGACTCTATGCACG ACtcttcgagctcggccacctcCGA CGCCGAggcaaggtcaaggccaGATCCCATCAGGCAGCCATCGGACAAGGATC TACCGACCACTGCTCCCAAGAAGGTCGATGTGTCGCACTTTCCTCACTATGGTCTCAAGAGAGGCAT GGCATGCACGTtctgtcgccgccgcaagcTG CGCTGCTCTGGCGACCGACCAACATGCTCCAACTGTATCAAGTACACAAAGGTGTGCGAGTACGGGCCGCCAGTCAAGGAGCCCAAGCCAAATTCCCGCCAAAACTCGCAGCAaa GCTCGTCCTCTGTACCTCGTTACTCGATACCAGGACCTGACGTCCTCATGCCCTCCCAGGTCTTGCCCATCCAGCAACACGGGCCATCGGGCCTACCGTCTCAATCCGGAGTGTACAACGCCCAGGCCGTGCCTCAGCAGTACAACTATCTCATGCCTACAGCCACCCAAAATGACGGCTTGGGAATCGCGGGAATGGCCGGCGCCGGGTTCCAGCCCTCCATGTTCCAACAGCAGTCACAATACGTGCCCATGATGTCCACGCCGGGAATGATGCCGTTCGGGACCACTGGCGCCTCTTTTACTGGTGCCCAGGGTTGGCTAGGTGGCGAAGGCATCGTCCAGACGCAGCCTTTCGACGCAAGCCCTCACTTCCACCAGGGTGTCCTCACTTCCGAGCCCTTTGACATGGCGCAGGGAAGCTTGTctgcccagcagcagcagcaacagctcCCAAACTCGGCGAGCCTCTCGCAGCTTCCTTCCGACACGTCCACGCCCGAGCAGGCCATCACTAGCCAGTCAACAGACTCCTCGACtcatggcggcggcaccacTGGCTCAAAGGTTTCGAGCCTGTATCGTCATAACGCCAGCCTGCACTATGTCTCGGATATTCAATCGGTCGAGGGCCTGACGGAACGCCTAGGCGAGTTCCTATTCAGTCCCAACGCCAGCGCCatcagcgaggaggaggccatcAAGCGTCGAAAGCAATCTTCGGGTCACTCGTCCAAGGACATGCCAGTAACGCCCGGAAGCGTGTCACGGCTACGAACGGAATATGACGGTCTACAAGATGTGACGCGGACGGTGCTTCTCGACTGcttcctcgagcacgccacTCTGTTCTTCGAGATGAGCATCCCGCGCTTCAGGTACCGCATGACCTTCTCGGACCGCAGACGACCAAACTTGGCCCTCCTCAACGCCATGTACCTATGGGCCACGCGCATCTCCAACAGCCCGCAGATGGTCAACATGGAGAAGTACTTCTTCGAGCAAGCGTGCAAAGCCCTCGACTCGTCCACGTCGAGTGTTGACCGCCTCATTGACTCGGTCAGGGCGGCgatgctgctggcggcgtaCTCTCACTCGTCCGGACGGCATCATGAAGGATGGTGCCTCGCGGGTTTGGCCACCCGCCTCGTCCTTTCGTGTGGGCTGCACCGCATCCCTTCGTGCGTACATCGGCCGGAGCAACCCAAGAACCCCTTCCTCCGGAACCGATTCTTCCTGTTGCCACCGCCGGATGACGctgtcgagcttggcgagcggATCCACGCTTT CTGGGCTGTGTTTGCCATTGACCGCTGTGGTGCCCTGGCCACTGGCTACTCTGCCGGCatccgcgacgaggacatcACGACTCCGTTTGGCAGGCATCTGGCAGACATCGCCTCTGGGATGGTGACGGAACGTGACGATGTCACTGTACGTGACCTCTACAAGGGCACTGCTTCTGGCGCCGAGAACGACACGCATTA CACCAAATGGGTCAAATgcgtcgccatcctcgagcGCTCTGCCAAGCTTGTGTTCCTCGAGCCGGAAGAGGACTCGCCCTACGCCCTCGCCTGGAACCAGTACTCGCTCACGGTACATCGCGACCCCGGCCAGTCCCAGCCGCCCGAGTATCTCAACCAGCCAAAGTACCGCAACCCGCGCCACTACCGCGAGTGCTTGCTGGCggttgagcagctcgtcggccagattggcgaggagggtgtcTTCCCCGTCTACCGCAAGCTTCACGCCGAGCAGGACGGCATGGAGCAACCAAACATACCTTCGAACATTGTCATGCTCCACCACTTGATCACTGCAGTCCACATGGTTCTGCACGACATCAACTCGTTGGGCGTGGAAAACACCGAGGCTCTacgagcggcgcgcaagAGCGTGCAGCTCTTCAGAACTCTCCCAAAACTTCCATTTACGGACGTTGACGCCTTTGTCGTGCTCGTCTGGAGCATGATCTCCAAGGTTCTCATCAAAGAGGTCCACCGGCTCAGCCTCGCCGGGGACCACGAAGGCGCGCGTAGCGTCGGACTAGAAGCGGACACTGTGGTTGAAGAAATCAACCGAATCGGCGAGACAATGTAcctcgcacgcacgcaagCTCGAGCCATCGAAGAGCTCAAGAATGCGGCGTTTGCGG